A single window of Synechococcus sp. CBW1004 DNA harbors:
- a CDS encoding ABC transporter permease codes for MSRRSDLLRYLAARLALAPLMLWLIATLVFLLLRVAPGDPIDALLGPKAPAAARAALRAQLGLDQPLPVQYGHFLGDLLRGDLGLSQASKQPVLGIIQDSLPASLELGVVALLLAAVLGLAVGFSGIARPEGKLDLAGRLYGIGTYALPPFWAAMVVQLVFAVWLGWLPVGGRFPPTLVPPSGSGFYLLDSLRSGDWQQFSGALRHLVLPASTLALLLSGIFTNALRLNLRRALGSDYVEAARSRGLSETRVVLRHALPNALLPVLTITGITVASLIGGALLIEVTYSWPGIAYRLQEAIAQRDYPLVQGIVVVVAALVVLVTVAVDLLVALLDPRIRF; via the coding sequence ATGAGCCGCCGCAGCGACCTGCTCCGTTATCTCGCCGCCCGCCTCGCCCTGGCGCCGCTGATGCTGTGGCTGATCGCCACGCTGGTGTTCCTGCTGCTGCGGGTGGCTCCCGGCGATCCGATCGACGCGCTGCTCGGCCCCAAGGCCCCGGCCGCGGCCCGCGCCGCCCTGCGCGCCCAGCTGGGCCTCGATCAGCCGTTGCCGGTGCAGTACGGCCATTTCCTAGGCGATCTGCTGCGCGGCGATCTGGGCCTGTCCCAGGCCAGCAAGCAGCCGGTGCTCGGAATCATCCAGGACAGCCTGCCCGCCAGCCTGGAGCTGGGGGTGGTGGCCCTGCTGCTGGCCGCGGTGCTCGGCCTGGCGGTGGGCTTCAGCGGCATCGCGCGGCCCGAGGGGAAGCTTGATCTGGCCGGCCGCCTCTATGGCATCGGCACCTACGCCCTGCCGCCATTCTGGGCGGCGATGGTGGTGCAGCTGGTGTTCGCCGTCTGGCTGGGCTGGCTGCCGGTGGGTGGCCGCTTCCCGCCGACGCTGGTGCCCCCCAGCGGCAGCGGCTTCTATCTGCTCGACAGCCTGCGCAGCGGCGACTGGCAGCAGTTCAGCGGTGCCCTGCGCCATCTGGTGCTGCCCGCCTCCACCCTGGCGCTGCTGCTCAGCGGCATCTTCACCAACGCCCTGCGTCTGAACCTGCGCCGCGCCCTGGGCTCCGACTACGTCGAGGCGGCCCGCAGCCGCGGCCTCAGCGAGACGCGGGTGGTGCTGCGCCACGCCCTGCCCAATGCCCTGCTGCCGGTGCTGACGATCACCGGCATCACCGTGGCTTCCCTGATCGGTGGCGCGCTCCTGATCGAGGTCACCTACTCCTGGCCCGGCATCGCCTATCGGTTGCAGGAGGCGATCGCCCAGCGCGACTATCCGCTCGTGCAGGGGATCGTGGTGGTGGTGGCGGCGCTGGTGGTGCTGGTCACCGTGGCGGTCGATCTGCTGGTGGCGCTTCTCGATCCGCGCATCCGCTTCTGA
- a CDS encoding ABC transporter substrate-binding protein, with amino-acid sequence MPLSLPAPAPSHRPSRRRIAAAASLIAALLLPLLAGCQPRRPAGLLILAGKSRIDSLDPAAASRVGVLQVLSALGDPLYAISSEGRLEPRLATALPQLSADGLRARIPLRAGVRFHDGTPFDAAALVFSLERFMAIGTLGYQLSDRVKRVRATGPLEIELELRQPFSPLPRLLSAIFLTPVSPSAYRAHQGKPLAERFVGTGPYRLASTSGQQLRLLPWSGYWGRRPRNSGLVIVSLSNSTALYGALRSGEIDLLLSSGLEIDHQQALHREARAGRLHEAVGPSLNIGLLSLRSDQPPLQDRRLRLALAHSLDRRTISERVSLGVRPPLRQLVPPGLPGSDPAAWPAYDPARARSLFRQAGYCEGKPLNLPLTFRSDIPSDRLFALTWQAQVRRDLGDCLQLEVSGMESTTAYDQLGKGTLPLFFYDWSGDYPDAENFLVPLLGCEKAEGDRCLKGNAALSGSFWSAPGLEQLLIRSSSLEGPEREGLLRQIQRRTAAASPYLPVWLMAPVAWARPSLAPPRFDGAGWLVLADLHSQSHSGGSRR; translated from the coding sequence TTGCCGCTGTCGCTGCCTGCTCCGGCCCCCTCTCATCGCCCGAGCCGCCGCAGAATCGCCGCGGCTGCGTCCCTGATTGCCGCGCTGCTGCTGCCGCTGCTGGCCGGTTGCCAGCCCCGCCGCCCTGCCGGCCTGCTGATCCTGGCGGGCAAGAGCCGCATCGACTCCCTCGATCCCGCTGCCGCCTCGCGGGTGGGTGTGCTGCAGGTGCTGAGCGCCCTGGGTGATCCCCTCTATGCCATCTCCAGCGAGGGCCGCCTCGAGCCCCGCCTGGCCACCGCTCTGCCGCAACTGAGCGCTGACGGCCTGCGGGCCCGCATCCCGCTGCGAGCGGGCGTCCGCTTCCACGACGGCACGCCGTTCGATGCCGCGGCGCTGGTGTTCTCGCTGGAGCGCTTCATGGCGATCGGCACCCTCGGCTATCAGCTCAGCGATCGGGTGAAGCGCGTGCGGGCCACCGGGCCACTCGAAATCGAGCTGGAGCTCAGGCAGCCGTTCAGCCCGCTGCCGCGGCTGCTGAGCGCGATCTTTCTCACCCCCGTCTCGCCCAGTGCCTACCGCGCCCATCAGGGCAAGCCCCTGGCGGAGCGCTTCGTGGGCACAGGCCCCTACCGGCTGGCTTCCACCAGCGGCCAGCAGCTGCGCCTGCTGCCCTGGAGCGGCTACTGGGGCCGCCGCCCGCGCAACAGCGGGCTGGTGATCGTCAGCCTCAGCAATTCCACCGCCTTGTACGGCGCCCTGCGCAGCGGCGAGATCGATCTGCTGCTCTCCAGCGGCCTTGAGATCGACCACCAGCAGGCCCTGCACCGCGAGGCCCGCGCCGGCCGTCTGCATGAGGCGGTGGGCCCGTCGCTGAACATCGGCCTGCTGTCGCTGCGCAGCGACCAGCCGCCCCTGCAGGATCGCCGCCTGCGTCTGGCCCTGGCCCACAGCCTCGATCGCCGCACGATCAGCGAGCGAGTCAGCCTCGGTGTGCGCCCGCCGCTGCGCCAGCTGGTGCCGCCGGGGCTGCCCGGCTCCGATCCGGCTGCCTGGCCCGCCTACGACCCGGCTCGCGCCCGCTCCCTGTTCCGCCAGGCCGGCTACTGCGAGGGCAAGCCGTTGAACCTGCCGCTCACCTTCCGCTCCGACATCCCCAGCGACCGCCTGTTCGCCCTCACCTGGCAGGCGCAGGTGCGCCGCGATCTGGGTGACTGTCTGCAGCTGGAGGTGAGCGGCATGGAATCCACCACCGCCTACGACCAGCTCGGCAAGGGAACGCTGCCGCTGTTCTTCTACGACTGGAGCGGCGACTATCCCGACGCCGAGAACTTCCTGGTGCCGCTGCTGGGCTGTGAGAAGGCCGAGGGCGACCGCTGTCTCAAGGGCAACGCTGCCCTGAGCGGCAGCTTCTGGAGCGCCCCCGGCCTGGAGCAGCTGCTGATCCGCAGCAGCAGCCTGGAGGGCCCGGAGCGCGAAGGGCTGCTGCGGCAGATCCAGCGGCGCACCGCCGCCGCCAGCCCCTATCTGCCTGTCTGGCTGATGGCGCCGGTGGCGTGGGCGCGGCCGTCGCTCGCACCGCCCCGCTTCGATGGTGCCGGCTGGCTCGTGCTCGCCGATCTGCACAGCCAGTCCCATTCCGGAGGGAGCCGCCGATGA